ACGCTGGAGAAGGACTCCCCGGACGAGAGCGCGGCACGGTCCGCGCCCGGACGGGGCGGCGGTGACCCCGGCAGCCGCGGCCGCACCACGATCGCGGACGGCGTCGTCGAGAAGATCGCCGGCCTCGCCGCGCGTGACGTCGACGGCGTGCACGCGATGGGCGGCGGCCTCGCCCGGACCTTCGGCGCCGTGCGCGACCGTGTGCCGGGCGGCTCGAAGTCCGTGTCGCGCGGCGTGAAGGCCGAGGT
The window above is part of the Streptomyces venezuelae genome. Proteins encoded here:
- a CDS encoding Asp23/Gls24 family envelope stress response protein, whose translation is MTDTGQRKASQTLEKDSPDESAARSAPGRGGGDPGSRGRTTIADGVVEKIAGLAARDVDGVHAMGGGLARTFGAVRDRVPGGSKSVSRGVKAEVGEVQTAIDLEIVVEYGVSIADVTQDVRENVITAVERMTGLEVVEVNIAVSDVKLPDEDDDEQPGRLQ